A segment of the Sulfurovum indicum genome:
ATTGAAGAGATCATTGCTTCAAATGAACCGACAACTATCCGTCTTAAAAAACCGATACCCGTACATATTACCTACTTTACAGTATATGAAGAGAATGGACTGGCCTACTTCAAACACGATATCTATCTATACGATATGATCATCCGGGAGTCAGTAACAGATAACATGAAACCTACTTTCACTGTACCCAAAAAACGCATGATCCGCATTGAAAAACAAAAGCAGAATCAAAAGCCTTTGAGCAACTAAAAGGCGCCTCTGCCAAATTTCTTTTTTCAAAAAAGATAACTTTCCTTCTCTATGCTTTTCGCATTTTCACACGCTGAAGGTGTGTCAGTGCAATTGCCATCGCATCCGTAATATCCAGCGGTTTGATCTCTTTTTTGATACCCAAAAGACGTTTTACCATAAAGGCTACCTGTTCTTTGGCTGCCTTTCCATTTCCTGTTACCGCTTTTTTTACCTGCAGTGGAGTATATTCATAAAAATATCCTACTTCCTGAAGTATTTTGAGCGAAAGTGCCCCGCGAAACTGTGCCAACTTTAAAACAGTCTTTGGATTATAGGCAAAAAAGATATCTTCAATAGCCACTTCATCGAC
Coding sequences within it:
- the ruvC gene encoding crossover junction endodeoxyribonuclease RuvC, which encodes MNILGIDPGSRNLGYCILHWDGRKFSLVEAGLLKIKTKELQEQIVELVEGFDIILKSHPVDEVAIEDIFFAYNPKTVLKLAQFRGALSLKILQEVGYFYEYTPLQVKKAVTGNGKAAKEQVAFMVKRLLGIKKEIKPLDITDAMAIALTHLQRVKMRKA